Genomic window (Nicotiana sylvestris chromosome 7, ASM39365v2, whole genome shotgun sequence):
gaggacatactctgtggaagggtacctgcatgactctacccttggcctctgtgatctcctcagaggttgaggttgttcttctccctgagtggggtgctccacttcctcgacacctttatcaagttgctccccctgctcaataacctcaccaggttgctccacctgctcggcaacctcgtcggttgtactttctgcacttgtgggattgttagaagtagaaggaatagtaacaaagttaggaattataccatttttcgccttttctaacatatcagcagcagttccaacttcactttctcggaagactacatctctgcttctgatgaccttcttctttacaggatcccacagtctgtacccgaactcttcatctccatatccgataaatatgcagggaacagatttatcatccagctttgttctctgctcttttggtacatgtgcaaaagctctgcaaccgaacaccttcagatgcgagtaggacacctccttgttggtccaaactctctctgggatttcaaacgccaacggaactgatggactcctattgatcaggtaacaggctgtctgaactgcttcaccccagaatgacttaggcagtttagccattctgagcatgcttctcaccttctccacaatggtgcggttcatcctctcggctacgccattgtgctgtggggttccaggaactgtcttttcatgtctgatcccatgacttgaacaatactcttcaaattcccttgaagtgtactcacctccattgtcacttcggaggcgctttagctttcgacccgtctccctttctactagagcatgaaatttctggaaaacttgaaacacctgatctttggttttcaaaatataaacccataattttcgtgaagcatcatcaataaaagtaacaaaatatttgttaccgcccattgattcaatttccattgggccgcaaacatcagaatatactaaatcaagtatattcaattttctttcagacgatgtctgaaatgagactctatgctgcttaccaaataaacagtagtcacaaggttttacagttgtacctttggcataagaaatgagtgatttcttggcaagaatctgcaatcccttctcgctcatatgacccattcttttgtgccataaatctacagaaatctcatcttgtgccgcgttcaattcaccttggcatatttctgcatttgtcctgtacaacgtgccacgagcaactccctttgcaatcaccaatgatcccttagtgagtctccacttttgatttgcaaaataactctcgtatccatctcggtctaaagcaattcccgagatcaagttcatccgcaaatcaggtacatgccgcacatcctttagaaccaatgtgcatccgacatttgtcttgatacaaatgtcaccaatccccgcaatctttgagtaacttgtgttacccattttcactgtgccgaaatcacctgctacatatctgcaaaaaagatctcttaccggtgtggcatggtgagatgccgctgtgtcaaccacccattccgactctggacctgacaggtgcatgcattcctcttcctcatttataaagaggacaacattatcattattttgcaccatggcggctgtgttgtcgtcattcttctggccactggtttcacctttgcccttccttggatttgggcaatctcttttgaagtgacctggttgattacagttgtagcaatttctgactcttgatttggatcggttctttgacttcccacgagctccggatctaccatagttgttcgaactcctttgataactcctgcctctaccttctgtgatgagagcctgtccttgattttcaggcttctttctcatcttctcattgagtagaagagccgatgtgacatctttcaactcaatagtagtcttaccgtgcaggatggttgttgccaaattatcgtacgaagatggcaacgagttcaatagcaagatggctttatcttcttcctcgattttcactccgaggttggcaagctgtgtgattagtccgttaaacacatttaaatgtgacaaaaaattcgtaccttcactcatgtgtagggcgtataactgcttcttcaggtacaatttatttgtcagcgttttggacatgtataggctttccaaccttgtccaaattccacgtgcagtgtcttcatcaatgatgttatttaccacatcatctgataagtgcaacctaattgcactagcagctctttcatctaagtcagcccaatcctcagttttcatggtatcaggctttttggaatcaacatctagaaccttgtgtaatccttgttggatgagcagatctctcatccttctttgccatgttgagaaaccgttatctccgttgaattttgctacctcgtactttactccggacatttttatttttcaccaagtatagtactaccgacagtgaatagtatttcagtgaacgagcagaacctgtgctctgataccagttgttgggaataaaccccttaccaaaataatattcacggtaataaagcggaataataatgtagcaccgagatacggtaattaacaagaataaaagagtaacaatgacaccaagatttttacgtggaaaacccttctgaataagggaaaaaaccacgaccccgagaggagcaactgatatcactatagtaaggaattttacactttgtaggtcggagataaatactccaaagaccactacaacactcaaaagaaataaccctcttttgatattcccacctcactacaatatcgctcactctctattttcctcacagactattttcttataccttgtctgtgaaacctcactctttctttctctctttgttggtgtgtagaaatgagagttgaagctctccttttatagccaaagcttcactctctaaagcctaccatatttgacaatttacacacacttttcacaattcaacaaagttggctaccaaaccaaagaaattcaacaaagttggctaccaaaccaaactaattcaacaaggttggctaccaaccaaaccaagtcaacaaggttggctaccaaaccaaagaaaacttttattaggcacatgtctaatacttcttcaatgagatggacctCATCAAAAACTCCGTCTCTCATTTATTCTGTCTTTGTTATTCTGCTCTAACCCAGTGTCCGCGGGAAAAAGAGTCAACTAATATCACAGTTGGTCAACTAATTTTTTAAGTTAGCACAATTCAACCCTCCCCTCTTGTGTTTCAAAAGAAAGCAGCAATCTACCATACGATTTACCATAGGAGCATTCCCAAGTATGGCCTACAAATGAACAAAGGTTATATGGTAATCGATACTTGGACTGCCACAAAATCAATAGTTTAGTGCATTTGAAAATTTAACAAAATATCCCGGATGAATAGTTTTTGTTACTTTAACAAGCCTTATAGTCCATGTGGATAGACTTATTTTAAGTGACTTTTAAGCATAAATCATAAGTTAGAAATTCTAACTAAAAAGCTTTtggctttttttttaaaaacaaaatgtttaaaagcacttttttactTTATCCAAATGTTACAAAATGGCTTACAAACACTTTAGTCAATCTAAACATGCTCTTAGTCATATCCACCTAAAAAGTCAAGGGCCTATCGGAAACAACATCTCTACCTTCTCAAaataggggtaagatctgcattACATATTACCCTTCCAAGCCCACAAGtggggattacactgggtttgttgttattATCCacctaaacaagaacaaaaatGCTTCTGCAAAACTTCTGTAAAAAGAAAATTCCATTGTTTGTAAAATTAATCAAACATAATCCTTAGAAGCTTGTATTGAATTAGAGCAAAAGTCACTTGGATTTCCAGAATAACCAGTCCATTGAAGGCACCATACTGTACTGACATGTCATATTTTAAAACTAGTGAGTATAGTATAAAGCATTTCCTCCCACTTTACATCCAAACTTCTGAAGAACTCGGTCAAGTCGAGGATTCCACAAAGGCAAAAGGGCAGATAGTATTACGAACCATCCATAGCAATGTCGCCACTATTTGGATTTTGGTTTGAATTCAAATGGCTTCCTGAGGCATTCTGCTGATTATGAGCAGCTCCAAAGGTGAATTCCTGTGGAGGAATGTTAAAAACAGGACGAGCAAAAATTGATGTAGTGCCAGAATTGTTGAAGGCTGGAACTTGAACTGAATCACTAGGCTTTGGGTAGTTAAAGCTGAAGGTTGGCACAGGAGAAGAGAAGACTGGCACGGCAGAGGTAAGCGGGTTCTCCAGCGAACCAAAGATCTTCTGCTCATACTCCTGTAGTTGTTGGTGAACCCCTGTAttacaaaaggaagaaaaaaggtTACACTGACATTTAGAGCTCTAACAAAACCTTTTTATTCTTAAATCAATTTAAAATAGTAGACAACCAAGTAATATAATTGGATATGGAAGATCAGCAGTCCCAGAAACGAAATTTAACAGAGATTTCAACGGCAAAGAAAGGAAGAACGGGTATACACAGAGCTTGCAGTTCATGCACACTAAGTGTATTTGCCCTAAGCTTCTTCAAAAGGTACTGTGTAACTCAGCTTGCACTTAGAATGACCAAGCTCTATTTGTTTCATACTTGAATAAATCCACTGAGACCTTTCACAGGCAGAATCTTTTCATTTCTAATTCAATTTAAAAGTAGCATTATCTCGCCCATCCcccacaaaaagaaaaaaagaaaaaagagaatcaTATAAGTGGCATATGAAAAACCTAGGACGTTACCTTTAAACTAGATATGTGCGAGTGTTTCTCAAGTAAAATAACTAGCTGGGTATCATAGCTGTTCATTTTTAAAAAGGCAAAATGAACAAATGCTTAAAAGGGTATATTTAAACCTTGATTAAGTTCGACGGAAGGTCTCCGCTCTTTCACCCACTGATAGCTCTGCGCAAGTTTCCATCCTCGACTTTTCATCAGGTAAGCAATTACAATGGCGGGTGACCTGTCAAAAAAGCTTAACTTTAAGTTCTAATAATAATTACATCTGTAAACCAAAATGGTGGTCTTCACAAGAACAATCAATTGAAAATACTTTTGGAATAGTTTACTACATTTCTCATTCTCAATCAAGATATCTATGTTACAGCATCAGAATAATAAGACTACTAAGTAGAACCTGAAACAAATAATACAAGCTTTGACCTATACACCTTTATTTCACGGAAACCCGAGAGGAAAACGAAGAGAAAAGAGGAAAGGATGCAGCACaaaaccaaaatgaaaaaaaCAGTAAACCACGAAAAATTTATGCATGCAATATTAGACAAATCAAACTCCTTACTTGCTTTTCCCTGACATACAATGTACAAGAACACGAGCCCTATCCTTTTCACATTGTTCTGCAGAAGAAAAATACCATCAGGATCAGTTTAGCCAGCAGAATGCATCCCACAAAGCATACAAATATTGCTCTAAAAAAAAGTTGAAACTATAGCAGTTGAATTGCATGATATCTTATTTAGTACTAATATTTTCTACTCAACAGGTGTAGATTGTagataaagttcaagttaaaatCTTCAAGTTATGCATATCCAACATATAACCAAACATTTGAAAAAGGAAAAGCAGAGTGCAAACTTCTCTTCCAACTTTACTCGAGAAGTACAAAACAAGGTCCTGTTGGAGACAAATCTATACACAAGAAGGCAGTAGACGGGTCAACATTCAACTGGAAAAAGCTACCACCTTAGATGCGTGAAAGAATGAAGTATTGGATTCTGTGAAGAGCTTGCAGCTGAAGTCCCGGTAGTTAAAACCACAAGAGAAGTTTAACACACTAGATTTGTCCGTCGCAGAGAGGAATCAAAGACAAACAGATTGAGGGTAGAAGTAAAGCACATAAAATAAAGCTCTCTATAAAGAAGTCAACTAGGAGGAAAGATGCCTAGTCACAGTGAAAGCAAGAGGCTAAAGATTCAACATTTGAAACTAGGTGATTATTAGGAAAAGGAACAAGGAAAATAATGGAGCATATTGTAACTGAATAGGTTGATAAGCAATTAACTTACAGGAGAGCAACTCCAATCAAAGAATTATTTAAACCCATCTACAGATAAAAAAGCTGACATCACGGTTGAAGAGTTGTCTCAGTTAAAAAAATCATCATGTGATCCTATGGTGAAGAATAGTTTATTTTTTGATGAAGTAACAGTTTATTGGTGAAATGGGAAAAATTCCCCATACAAGTTGTATATAACAAAATAGAAATCTTAGAAATATTATTGTGCAAGTATCAATTAAACTGGAGATTTTCTTCCTCTGTCACGTTTGGCCAATATAAGTTTTCCAGAAAGACAATCTTCTTTGTTATGAATAAAACTAAGATTAAACCAAGTTTACTTTCACAACAACCACATACTTCTAATTATTATCCCTTTTATCCTCTTTTTTAATAagttcttttttccttttaaattttTGCCTATTTTTTCTCTTTATTATTATATTCCAAATtttctcaataattttttttatcccATGCTATTTTAAAACttcaattatttttaaaattttcaaatttttagttTGAATAAGATTAGTCTCTTTTTATATTACAGTTAGTACATAACGCGTGTTATATTGGGAATATAGCTATGATATAATATAGAGGTTTCATTTATAGGTATTAAAGGGTTTTTATTTATGGTTTTCGGGTTTTGAATTCTACAGAGCTCTTTTGATAGGCAACATTTGTACATTTAACGAAAATAGCCAGCATTAATTATGTGCTGGGTAAGAACTTTCCTTCAGGAGAAAAAGTCATTCAACCACAAAATACTTGTTAGGAGACTTAAAAAGAGAATCTCAAAAGACACTTCCAGAACTCTTTGAAAAGATGTTCAAAAGCCATTGTATAGGATGGTAGTAACTTTACGTGTTTTCTATTGTTCCAAATTCTATAGTTTCTGGATATCCAACAAAACTAGTATTTAAAAAGAAACAATCTGCAATCCTATGTCAGACTAAAAAAACTCTCAAACCCGAAAGGTCAAAAAACTGTCAAAAGAACCTTAGatgtatttatattttatattatacCATTCCTCAAAAAGTAAGCATAGATGTATAAAGTTCACAAGTGATGATAGTCACCTAAGAATTGGATGGCATTGTCAAACTGCAAACGTTCGTCATCTTGAAGGCAGTGATAAGTAAAGGAATTTTTATATAGATTTTGACAAGCAGGTACAGTCTGCACAAGGAAAAAGTAAATGTGAATGAGAACTTGGTTCCATAATATTAACAATAGAGGATCTATAGCGCATGCAAAGTTGTCTCATACATAACTTCTGAAGCACTAGAAAGAAAAAGGATCAATTACTAGACGCCATGCGAAGAAAAATGATATAGAAAAGTAGATATTGAAAGAAAGCATATGTCTAGATTTGAAGAAGTGATACCAGTACCAGTAACCTTTGCCAAAATCAAATGTGTCGTACTCGTAAAATCTAATCAGTCGTTAAGAAAATGAAACTTTGTGAAAGAGCAACTTAGACATGGTTACTTCATCCCTCCCTCCCCCCACCCAACAGAATCTGTGTGATGATCTCCTCTTAAAAATTGACAGAAGATACAGAAAAGTTATTTCTGTCACTTCACCacctcttttcctttattttcttttctgaaATCACGCACAAAAAATTAAAAGAGTTACCGATTCAGGGTAATAGGCCATCAAAAGGGCTTTGATCCACTGAGCAAATCCAAATTGGTTTACTCGAAGTCTTATTTTGGACTGCTTCTACCTCACAGTCTGTCACAGGTACTACCTCTTATTGTCTTAATATTCTGTCTTTTTCATCTTATACAGTGTCATTTATGCATCTAGACATTTAGACCCCAAGCCCTTCCCTCAGGGGCTAGTTCGAAAGCATGACTTGGACTTGGCACCAGAAAATTTATCATTAGGTGTTATTAACATAAATGTGTCTTCTACTTCTGTCCATAATGTTGCACTATCAAATATGACCTCCCACTTCATAAACTTGAAGACCAACTGcaaatgaaaattgaaatggCATAGCAAGAAAAACATCAGCATGTTTTAGTAAACGGCCCAAGTGCCTGAAATAGTTCAGTTCGCTTCAGATGGTAAAACCTTCTCAAGATTAAACTGCATTAATAAAACAATTGCAGAGAAACAGCCCCGTGTATTTGAAAGGAGCAGGAAAGTGAACGAGCTACGTAGATCTGTTTGCCACTGTCTTACCCTCTAAATCGAGTTATTCTGCAGTAAAATTTAAAAGACCTAAAGTCCAGCTTAATTGTAAAGATGACAGACAAACCTCATTAGGTTCTTTCTATTATTGTGTGTAATTATTCCACAGCTCATATTTAAAGGATCCAAGAATGTTCCTTTATATAACTATAAACATaaccccccaccccaccccaccccctggTGTTATTTCATGATAGTCTATCAACATCCTGATCAATAACGGAAAGGCATAAATAAAAACAAACAGACAACAGTCGGTGAGCACTCAAGCTAAAAATGAATAAGgttctcttcttttctcttccCTCCCAAAGTAATTAACATATTATTCAGGATCTCCTGCATAACCTAATGGCAGACATACAATTAAAGGTGCTATGAAAAAAGGCAAGCTGACATTTCTATTCTTCTGGACAAGACACTAATTTATTAGACAATGAGAAAGCATCCAAGAAAGAAATCAGCCCATATAAAATCAAATATAGTTGGGGATCTATAATTAAGTCCACAAAACATCAAGAAGGACGCCAAATCAAATCGACATTCGGCCTAATCCAGCCCCACACCATGCTGTGTGCTACACTTGCTGTAATTTTTCTCATCCCTCTAACTACCATAATTTATATTAATTCCATTCTCTATAGCTCCCTTGTTAGTCCCATTTCTTTCTTCATACGCACGAACTTTCCTGCTCACCCCAAAAATTACTCAAGACTTCAGATTCTGTAAATAACTTCTACTGTCGTAGGTATGTAATCCATTGAGCTATAATCTTTTGATTTCCTACGAACAATACATCTCGAAATGATAGCAGCACAGCATGCTTTTCCACCAGTACGGCACACATCACAATTAAAGTTTCTCGCATACATTATCATACATGAACCAGACAATATCATATCCAAAATGCAGCATTTGTTTCCTCAAAACTTCCACATCTAATATGGATTCCCATCAAAGTTTGTTTAGTACTTAAAATTGTAGATTTGGAAAGATATTAACTACAAGAGAATGTACTACAGAACTTTACCAGAAAAGAAAATGCATTACAATTACTATTGACCAAAATGGCAAGTACAAAGCCCAAAAGGAAACCCATGGagttcaaaacaaaagaaaaacaatgTCAACAAACCCTCACTAGGCTTATTAAATAAAAAGAGATAACGTCCATGTTTCTTCTGTTTCAAAGGGGAAAGTTGAATTCCAAATCTTCCGAGGTCCAAGCATATGAATTTGATGCATCATTAGCTGCTTGAGTGTCATAGTCTCATATTTGCTTCATTCTCTTACTAGACTAGTGACAAATGCGGATGCAAACATTCTAAGATGACAACAGAGACATACTGTATAGCTTATTTTCCTGAGGCAAGCTTGTTTTTAAATTGTAATATGTGCTCTACTAACTAAATAAGTTTGTGGTGAACTCGCACAATTTCAGTAATATTTTCAATGGGTTATGTTAACCTCAATCTCAATCATTGAAGAGTTATGACATAGGTTAGTAACAAAGGCATTTTTGTTCAACTAAGTACCATTAAATACTTTTGATGTACCGGCCCACTTTGTAAGTCATGAAAAAATACCAAGAGAAAAACTTGCTCTGATTAAGAAATCATTACTTACAGATAAGTCACTCAAACTATACTAGAAATCCCATATCAAGAAGATATTTTTTTTCCCATGAAGTGATTGACCTTGACTAATCTAAATATTGGTGATTGCTATATCAAAAAGAGGTATCATGTGTATTCATAACCCAACAAATTTAGGTACAATTTCAACCTACCCTCCATCCACACAAAGTAAGTCCCTGTCAAGTTGCATGGCGAAGCAGCGGAGCCAGGAGTTTATACAAGAAGATTTGAAAATATCACACCTGGGATTTGACCCTATGACCTCTAAAGCTATTTTTGAACCCACCTTGTGTATTTACTAAAAATTTCCCTCGTGTCAAGGGATTCAACAACCTATATATAACCAAAGAAACTAGATTTGACTCAAATTTTGAAGGCGAGTTTTGGCATAACCGATAAAGTTGccgccatgtgaccaggaggtcacaggttcaagccgtggaaacagcctcttgcagaaatacagggtaaggttgcgtacaatagacccatGTGGTCCGGCCCTTTCCCCGACCCTGCGCATAGCAGGAGCTTATTTCACGGGGCTGCCCTTTTTTCCAGTGAAGGGGATTCAATTGAAATCCCTTTCTCCAAGCTAAGCCCCCTCCACTCACTTGCATAGGTTTTAGTACTTCAAAAAGGCAATGCAAGAGATAACAAGTATATCTCCAAATCCCTCAAACACAACCAGAACAAGGCCAAAATTATATCTTGCAATTTTAGCTTCAAAGAATGCAACTTTTCAGCTCTAATTAACACAATTCAATAaacacaccaataaagcaaaaaaggaaagaaaaacagatTAGTAACAAATACTAACATTGAGAATACGAGAAATCCCTTGAGTCTTAAGAAGCTCAGCTCTAGAAGCGTTGTCATAGCTGCCCAAGTAAAGAAACTCCGGCAAGATCTCTGAAGGGAAAGCACTCACTTGAATTGAAGAACCCTTATCAGTTACAACTGCCATTCTATGACCACATATCCCACAAGGCTCGCCTTCCTCGTATTTGTGATAATGCCCACAAACACCACATGGGTTTTCCCTCTCTCTTTTCCTCATCATGAAATTGGCTTTTGTTAATTAACTATTTCGACCTATTAAGAAAACGAGAACGAAACCAGAAGAGGAAAAAACCGAGAAACTTTGCCTAGATTTGATTCCGATTTGTTGTTACTATAAATAAAGGGAAATTATAGAAAGAAGATCTCCAAATCCAGGTGGTATAAGGAAAGTTTATCAAAGGAATTTAGGCTAAATTTAATAATTTTGGTTGGATTCTTGGGATTTTTGATGGAGTACAAGGTTGTATAACAGTTAGCCTAGGGCTATGGGGATAAAGTCAGTAATACACATTATTTTTGGTTATTAGTCAAAATAGACttgttgttataaaataaaaattgtaaagtaaagacaagtatagggataaattgatatattattcaacttcaaattcatgtaatgaactgaaatctcttctatttatagaagaaaggaagttgttgtgtaagctgctacgcaagttgctgtgtaagctgctactacaagctgctgtgtaagctgctacgcaagttgctgtgtaagctgctactgcaagttgctgtgtaagctactactgcaagctgctgtgtaagctgctactataccagatatggataatcttctacctagggtaatgtttattcataaccaggtaccgaagtgataagcttcttcaggaagcttatttccaatagagtactaaatagataaacatatttacggtggagtcccatatggataagcttcttcaggaagattatttataacggagtactaaatgaacatccataatataatatatttataacactcccttggatgttcattaaaagataatgtgtctca
Coding sequences:
- the LOC104213266 gene encoding protein-tyrosine-phosphatase IBR5-like, with product MMRKRERENPCGVCGHYHKYEEGEPCGICGHRMAVVTDKGSSIQVSAFPSEILPEFLYLGSYDNASRAELLKTQGISRILNTVPACQNLYKNSFTYHCLQDDERLQFDNAIQFLEQCEKDRARVLVHCMSGKSKSPAIVIAYLMKSRGWKLAQSYQWVKERRPSVELNQGVHQQLQEYEQKIFGSLENPLTSAVPVFSSPVPTFSFNYPKPSDSVQVPAFNNSGTTSIFARPVFNIPPQEFTFGAAHNQQNASGSHLNSNQNPNSGDIAMDGS